Proteins co-encoded in one Flavobacterium sp. M31R6 genomic window:
- a CDS encoding glycoside hydrolase family 3 C-terminal domain-containing protein, whose product MKNKALLLCFLLGTPMLFSQNTPKYKNPKLPVEERVQDLLSRMTPEEKFWQMYMIPGDLSDGTENYKNGIFGFQVSAKGSADAGNQILDYSAASNAQETVKLINKIQKHFVEKTRLGIPIIAFDEALHGLVRDGATAFPQSISLAATFDTGLMKRVSTAIALESKSRGIRQILSPVVNLASDVRWGRVEETYGEDPFLSSKMGVAYVSSFEERGVITTPKHFLANSGDGGRDSYPIDYNERYLEEYQLPPFRACFTEGGSRSVMTSYNTVSGSPCTANDWLLNKKLKGEMNFKGFIISDANAVGGGNVLHYTAKDYPESGANAINNGLDVIFQSAYEHYKLFQPPFLDGRIDTKNIDESVARVLRLKFELGLFEHPYADEKETNKWNGNPAHKLLSREAAEKGMVLLKNDNKVLPLQKSIKSIALIGNDITEARLGGYSGPGNGKVSMLDGIKIKLGKSVTINLAEGCARKNTEYVPVPSSNLLTVENGKSGNGLSAEYFNNVQLTGIPVLTRLDNAINFDWTLYSPDQAKINYDFYSAKWNGKIKSPVTGTYKIGFEGNDGYRLYLNEKLIIDNWKSQTYSTKLVDFNFEKDKEYDIKVEFFESQGNAKFKLVWNVGVDNNWQKKIDEAVAAAKKSDVAVIAAGIEEGEFNDRAYLGLLGHQEELINAVAATGKPVVVLLVGGSAITMDKWINNVPAILDVWYPGEDGGNAVANILFGDKNPAGRLPITFPVFEGQLPLVYNHKPTGRSDDYTNLNGAPLFPFGYGLSYSTFEYSNMRFDKKQIGKSETTKVYCTIKNTSNVDGDEVVQLYVRDVLASIAQPIKQMKGFQRISLKAGESNEVSFEINKETLQMLNGDMKWVVEPGDFRIMIGASSRDIKLRDILSVTE is encoded by the coding sequence ATGAAGAACAAAGCACTTTTACTATGTTTCCTTTTGGGAACTCCGATGTTGTTTTCCCAAAACACTCCAAAGTATAAAAATCCGAAATTGCCTGTGGAAGAACGCGTTCAGGATTTATTGTCCCGAATGACGCCGGAAGAAAAATTTTGGCAGATGTACATGATTCCGGGCGATTTGTCGGACGGAACCGAGAACTACAAAAACGGAATTTTCGGTTTTCAGGTAAGTGCCAAAGGAAGTGCCGATGCGGGTAACCAAATTTTGGATTACAGTGCTGCGAGTAACGCTCAGGAAACTGTAAAATTGATCAACAAAATACAGAAACATTTTGTAGAAAAAACACGTCTTGGCATTCCGATTATTGCTTTTGACGAAGCCTTACACGGATTGGTTAGAGATGGAGCAACTGCTTTCCCTCAATCTATTTCATTGGCGGCGACATTCGACACAGGATTGATGAAACGTGTTTCGACTGCCATTGCATTGGAATCCAAAAGTCGTGGGATTCGTCAAATTTTATCACCCGTTGTTAATCTTGCCTCTGATGTTCGTTGGGGACGTGTGGAGGAAACTTACGGAGAAGATCCATTTCTTTCTTCAAAAATGGGAGTCGCTTATGTGTCTTCTTTTGAAGAGAGAGGTGTAATTACAACTCCGAAACATTTCTTGGCAAATAGCGGAGACGGTGGTCGTGATAGTTACCCGATCGATTATAACGAACGTTATTTGGAAGAATATCAACTTCCTCCTTTCAGAGCGTGTTTTACCGAAGGCGGAAGCAGAAGTGTAATGACTTCATACAACACCGTGAGTGGCAGTCCCTGTACTGCCAATGATTGGTTGTTGAACAAAAAACTGAAAGGGGAAATGAATTTTAAAGGATTCATTATCTCGGATGCTAATGCAGTTGGAGGTGGAAATGTGTTGCATTATACGGCTAAAGATTATCCTGAATCGGGAGCCAATGCAATCAATAACGGTTTGGATGTGATTTTCCAGTCGGCTTACGAACACTATAAATTATTCCAACCACCTTTCCTTGACGGAAGAATCGACACAAAAAACATTGACGAATCGGTAGCAAGAGTGTTGCGATTGAAATTTGAACTGGGATTGTTTGAGCATCCTTATGCAGATGAAAAAGAAACAAATAAATGGAATGGAAATCCAGCACACAAATTATTGTCCAGAGAAGCTGCCGAAAAAGGAATGGTTTTATTGAAAAATGATAATAAAGTTTTGCCTTTGCAAAAATCAATCAAGTCAATTGCCTTAATCGGAAACGATATTACCGAAGCACGTTTGGGAGGTTACAGCGGACCCGGAAACGGAAAAGTGAGTATGCTAGACGGAATTAAAATCAAATTGGGAAAATCGGTAACAATTAATCTAGCCGAAGGCTGTGCGAGAAAAAACACCGAATATGTTCCAGTTCCAAGTTCTAATTTATTGACTGTTGAAAATGGGAAATCAGGGAACGGATTATCTGCCGAATATTTCAATAATGTGCAATTGACGGGAATTCCCGTTTTGACACGATTGGACAATGCAATTAATTTCGATTGGACTTTGTATTCGCCGGATCAGGCAAAAATTAACTATGATTTTTATTCTGCCAAATGGAACGGAAAAATCAAATCTCCTGTAACAGGAACTTACAAAATAGGTTTTGAAGGCAATGATGGTTACCGTTTGTATTTAAACGAAAAATTAATAATTGACAATTGGAAAAGCCAAACGTATTCAACAAAATTGGTTGATTTTAATTTTGAAAAAGACAAAGAATACGATATCAAAGTGGAGTTCTTTGAATCACAAGGAAATGCCAAATTCAAATTGGTTTGGAATGTTGGTGTAGACAATAATTGGCAAAAGAAAATTGACGAAGCCGTTGCCGCTGCAAAAAAATCTGATGTGGCGGTTATTGCTGCCGGAATCGAAGAAGGTGAGTTCAATGACAGAGCCTATTTAGGTTTGTTGGGACATCAGGAAGAGTTGATCAATGCCGTGGCAGCAACGGGAAAACCTGTTGTGGTGCTTTTGGTGGGAGGAAGTGCTATCACGATGGACAAATGGATCAACAATGTACCGGCGATTTTGGATGTATGGTATCCAGGAGAAGACGGAGGTAATGCCGTAGCGAATATCCTTTTTGGCGACAAAAATCCTGCTGGACGTTTACCAATTACTTTCCCTGTTTTTGAAGGGCAATTACCTTTGGTTTATAACCATAAACCAACCGGCCGTTCGGATGATTATACCAATTTGAACGGAGCGCCTTTGTTTCCTTTCGGATATGGATTGAGCTATTCGACTTTCGAATACAGCAATATGCGATTTGACAAAAAACAAATCGGAAAGTCCGAAACCACAAAAGTCTATTGTACCATTAAAAACACCAGCAATGTTGACGGGGATGAAGTGGTTCAATTGTATGTGAGAGATGTTTTGGCATCAATTGCTCAGCCAATCAAGCAAATGAAAGGTTTCCAGAGAATTTCGCTGAAAGCTGGCGAATCAAATGAAGTTTCGTTTGAAATCAACAAAGAAACACTGCAAATGCTGAACGGTGATATGAAATGGGTTGTGGAGCCGGGTGATTTCAGAATCATGATTGGTGCCTCTTCAAGAGACATCAAGTTGAGGGATATTCTTAGCGTTACGGAATAA
- a CDS encoding glycoside hydrolase family 95-like protein, whose translation MKKLLLSFSLFCFAIGFSQDINNFPKGENNLILQAPISSWDEAIPLGNGLTGGLLWGGKNTIKLSLDRGDLWDERTNGPKDWWKTQTWVKGGNMWEDAYYGAYPTKLPAGGIEFTLNNNTVKSFELDKQKATGIVHLTNGKKAEVFFSAVKPVAIFRISDQDLKGFEILSPLQVSAKYRGESAGPDSHSVNALGYPEAINGVKGNAKWYVQQAAEGLAYCVYTETRHVKGESIIAISVTTNRDGGNPVMLGKQHCIEALNNGIDKCFSEHVKWWKAFWGQSQINLPEKRMQDYYTFARYLYGSGSRADAPPMPLQGVWTSATGSLPPWKGDYHSDLNTQMTYIAYQTAGNFEEGSSYLNFLWNKRDLWRAFAKDFYETPGLAVPGVMTVAGQPLGGWAAFSLSPTMTSWNAHLFYLHWLYTADDTFLKERAYPWCKEAAECLRGLLKPDKDGKLKLLRSSSPEIFNNKWLEPNTNYDLMSIKMHFLAVAEMAEAQGLTSEAKSWNELATKLGDFHVAADGELMLDSKLLLREHHRHLSNIIGIYPFNLITVEGNKEDQQRINTTLNRPEWNAPKHNEWCGYSWAWMACMQARVGNAESAYHHLDVFEKAYILRNGFHVNQDQTPDSRYGSGGGKPFTLEGNFLAMQAVQEMLLQSWSATPGKLDSGIIRIFPATPKEWADVSFTDLRAEGGYKVSATRKEGKISSLSITAKKTGTVRIKDSFEGKTPKWNSKEVKLQNGIYEINLEAGGKLEAKF comes from the coding sequence ATGAAAAAACTGTTATTGTCATTCTCCCTATTTTGTTTTGCAATAGGTTTCTCGCAAGATATAAACAACTTCCCGAAAGGGGAGAACAATCTCATATTGCAGGCTCCCATCAGTTCTTGGGACGAAGCCATTCCGTTGGGTAATGGATTGACAGGTGGACTTTTATGGGGAGGAAAAAACACGATTAAGCTTTCGCTAGATAGAGGTGATTTGTGGGACGAACGCACCAATGGACCAAAAGATTGGTGGAAAACCCAAACTTGGGTTAAGGGGGGCAATATGTGGGAAGATGCCTATTATGGTGCTTATCCAACCAAATTGCCAGCCGGTGGAATCGAATTTACGTTGAATAACAATACTGTAAAATCGTTTGAATTAGACAAACAAAAAGCAACTGGAATCGTTCACCTTACTAATGGAAAAAAGGCTGAAGTTTTTTTTAGTGCCGTAAAACCGGTTGCAATATTTCGTATTTCGGATCAGGATTTGAAAGGATTTGAAATATTGAGTCCATTACAGGTTTCTGCTAAATATAGAGGCGAATCGGCAGGACCTGACAGTCATTCCGTAAATGCTTTAGGCTATCCCGAAGCAATAAACGGTGTGAAAGGTAACGCCAAATGGTATGTGCAACAGGCCGCCGAAGGATTAGCCTATTGTGTTTATACCGAAACCCGTCACGTAAAAGGGGAGTCGATAATTGCCATTTCCGTTACTACAAATCGTGACGGTGGCAATCCTGTGATGTTAGGAAAACAACATTGTATTGAAGCACTCAATAATGGAATCGACAAATGCTTTTCTGAACACGTAAAATGGTGGAAAGCATTTTGGGGACAGTCACAAATCAATCTTCCGGAAAAAAGGATGCAGGATTATTACACATTTGCCCGCTATCTGTATGGTTCAGGCTCAAGAGCTGATGCGCCACCAATGCCCTTACAAGGTGTTTGGACTTCTGCCACTGGAAGCTTGCCGCCGTGGAAAGGCGATTATCACAGCGATTTGAATACCCAAATGACTTATATCGCATATCAAACAGCCGGAAATTTTGAGGAAGGTAGTAGTTACCTGAATTTTCTTTGGAACAAAAGAGACCTTTGGCGCGCTTTTGCCAAAGATTTTTATGAAACGCCAGGATTGGCAGTTCCTGGTGTGATGACGGTTGCAGGACAGCCTCTGGGAGGTTGGGCAGCTTTCAGTTTGTCACCAACGATGACTTCCTGGAATGCGCATTTGTTTTACCTTCATTGGCTATATACTGCCGATGATACTTTCCTTAAAGAACGCGCCTATCCTTGGTGTAAGGAAGCAGCCGAGTGTTTGCGCGGACTTCTAAAACCGGATAAAGATGGTAAATTAAAATTATTACGGTCTTCATCGCCTGAAATATTTAATAATAAATGGTTGGAACCCAATACCAATTATGATTTGATGAGTATTAAAATGCACTTTTTGGCTGTAGCCGAAATGGCAGAAGCACAAGGATTAACTTCTGAAGCAAAATCTTGGAACGAATTGGCCACCAAATTGGGCGATTTTCACGTGGCTGCAGATGGTGAATTGATGTTGGATTCAAAACTACTTTTGAGAGAACATCATCGTCATCTTTCGAATATAATCGGAATTTACCCTTTCAACCTTATTACTGTCGAAGGGAATAAAGAAGATCAACAAAGAATCAATACGACTTTGAATCGTCCAGAATGGAATGCGCCAAAACACAATGAATGGTGTGGGTATTCTTGGGCTTGGATGGCCTGTATGCAGGCACGTGTGGGCAATGCAGAAAGTGCTTACCATCATCTGGATGTTTTTGAAAAAGCCTATATTTTGAGAAATGGTTTTCATGTAAATCAAGATCAAACTCCGGATAGCCGTTATGGTAGTGGAGGAGGAAAACCGTTTACATTAGAAGGTAATTTTTTAGCGATGCAGGCCGTCCAAGAAATGCTGTTGCAGAGTTGGAGTGCGACGCCCGGAAAATTGGATTCGGGGATTATCCGAATTTTTCCGGCTACGCCAAAAGAATGGGCAGATGTTTCGTTTACCGATCTGAGAGCCGAAGGAGGCTACAAAGTTTCGGCTACTCGAAAAGAGGGTAAAATCAGTTCGTTAAGTATTACGGCAAAAAAAACAGGAACTGTTAGAATAAAAGACAGTTTTGAAGGAAAAACTCCTAAATGGAATTCTAAAGAAGTAAAACTTCAAAATGGGATCTATGAAATTAATTTGGAAGCTGGAGGAAAATTAGAAGCGAAGTTTTAA